The sequence tccccgcatcgccgctgctgcttctccttgCACaccgatgaaaacatccggtgttggggggggggaagcagccaatggcagacggggacgagcctccctatcatcgcgggtgacgctagggattcCTTCtggcattggctgctcccccctgacaccggatgttttcatccgtgtgcagggagaagcagcagcagcggtgtGGAGACCAGGAGTGGCGCCGGGAGTGGGTTAAGTATACTACAAGTGAGGGGCCCGGAACATGTGGGGGGGTTATCTTGaaattagataacccctttaaggggtttatATTCTTTAGAATAACTAATATGTGCAGATGCCATTAGCCTAATACACTATTCAGGATGTTGAGTGTTCATGATTTATTCTATGGAATTAAAGCATCTGTAATAAAGACATGTATTTGAAACTGATCACAACAGTATAACATAGCATTGTTGTTTTTAAGTGACGGCTATATAAAGGCTATAGGACCCACAGAGACTATACATGGTCAGTTTTCACATGCAGAATTTGAGACTGTGATTGACTGCTCTGGAAAATGTGTTCTACCAGGTAAGTGACTGTACTTTGTTACATATCTCTCCACAATAATCAGTCTTATTTTGTTTTTCAACCTTTATAACAATATTTTCCACACAAATATATATcaagatttgaaaaaaaaaaagaaaacagaagaTCTTAatatttcagttgtcaaattgatTAATAAAGCTAACAAAAATAACATTTGCCATATAAATCAAGCGACCATAATAGTGCCAGGCAGTGGATAAATACTGCTGTAGTATATTGCAAACAGTGTACCAGCTTCTAAATAACAGTGCCAAAAATTAGGAAAGTAAAAGCCATTTATGACACACCCAATTAATAGTGCTCCGTGCAGAATAAGCAAGCGTTACAGTGCCCTAATAATACTGCCATGTATAATGGTTGATTATGTGATGGATAAACAATATCCTGTTGTAAACAATGTCCATTGACTCCTTGTTCAATTTGTTTTCCAGGCTTTGTAGATGCTCACACCCATCCTGTGTGGGCAGGTGACAGAGTACATGAGTTTACTATGAAAGTAagttgatttaaaggggttgttcaatttATTAAATGATATCCCCCAACACAACTAATTGTCATAATATAACAAAGACTTGCCTATTTCATCCCCCAATGCTTCATTTGTTTAGCTGCAGCAACGACATGTCCGATACTCCATGTGACAGCTGCAGCCAGTTACTGGCCTCAGCAATCTTGTGCCATATACCGCTAAGGCCAGAGATTGACTGCAGCAGTGcctgttgtgaatttttttaataaGCCTGACAACCGCTTTAATgttggcttaaagaggacctttcaccgatcctgacattgtgaactaagtatcatgacatatacagcggcgcccggggatctcactgcacttactattatccctgggcgccgctcggttctcccgctatgtcctccggtatgttcggggacttggttatagtaggcggagtctgcccttgttctccagGGCGTCTTCTTcttctaggctgtagcgctggccaatctcagcgcagagctcacagcctaggagttttttttctcccaggctgtgagctctgtgctgcgattggacagcactacagcctaggaggagacgcccagcagaacaagggcagactccgcctattaTAacaaagtcccctaagtctccgcctactataaccaagtccccgaacataccggaggacataacgggagaacggagcggcgcccagggataatagtaagtgcagtgagatccctgggcgccgctgtatatgtcatgatacttagttcacaatgtcaggatcggtgaaaggtcctctttaagatactTTAATATACTGTTGCGTATGCTACAAAGAGATTTATTCATTTTTCAATGTATATTTGGGATATGATAATACAGTTAAGAGCAGTGCTGAGAGGCACAGGGACTAAGGTACTCCATATGCAACCATACATGCTCTGTGAATACTGCTTTGTCATGTGCACAATGTCCATGTCCAATCTTCTATGTGTGAATGGCTGTTTATTATATGCTCTCCTACATATTTAACGCCACCTTTCTCTGTACGGAATTTAGCTTGCAGGTGCCACTTATATGGATATTCATCAGTCTGGAGGAGGAATAAATTTTACGGTAGAACATACAGAATCTGCTTCAGAAGAAGAACTGTTCTGTAGCTTTAAACAACGGCTAGAACGCATGCTCAGGGCTGGAACCACTTTAGTAGAGTGCAAGAGTGGATATGGGTTAAAACTAGATACAGAACTAAAGATGCTAAGAGTGATTGAACGAGCTCAGAGAGAAATGGATATTGGCATCTCTTCCACATATTGTGGAGCTCATAGTGTACCAAAGTAAGTAGTATTAAGCGCATACTGATATGACATTAATGCATGTTGTCCTAGTGATCTGAACAAAAtttcatttctatataaatttgtgAGCAATTATGTTTCCGGAAAACTTCTGTAGGAGATTTGTTTTAACGAAAGGTATCAAAATTCTATGGGTGctttcacacatggcagatttgtaGCAGAAAATGTCTGCTATTGAAAAATCGGTCCAGTCATCTGAATGGGACTTGCGAAAATCCAAATGCTTCCctccaaaacaaccccattcagatgaagggaacagattttcagttgcagaaatctTCAGTACAACATCGGCCACGTGTGAAGGTACCCTAATACTTTAGTTCCAATTAACCCAATGTCAAAAATCATGGATACTTATCCCTGTGCTTTTTTTCTTGCGTGTCAGAGGAAAAAGTGTTAAAGAGGCCACGGATGACATTATAGAACATCATCTTCCTGCCTTGAAGCAAATGGCATTAAACGATGAAATTCACGTAGACAATATTGATGTCTTCTGTGAAAAAGGAGTCTTTGACCTGGAGTCCACAAGACAGATTCTTCTTGCTGGGAAAGCAATTGGCTTACATCTAAATTTTCATGGAGATGAACTTAACCCCATGAATTCAGCAGAGGTATTTGTATGTTTTAAGTATTTGTCTAGATTAAATTAAATGGCGAACAATGGTTTCAAATTGGCTTCATCTACATAGCTTCCAACTGTTTTACATTCATGGGTGTCTGCATAACCCCTTGAGGACCACACATTTTTAAACTGTTACAGAATGTTAAAATGCTGGAAAAGGCAGCTTATAGAAATGTGCCTGTCCAAATTAGAAAGGAGCTTTATTATACTATTTTGCTATTACTGACAGATCCAAAACCAAAGCCCTGCGACCACTGGATATAAGGAGAGCACCTCAGGTTGGGCAACAAGTACTGTATGCCAACTCTATTATGGAAATTGTCCTgccagagacaggggtgtgtaatgtATGTGCCACCTCATCTATATCTGAATGAGCTTCTCTTGTTTGGCAGCAGATCAAATGATCCTGTCTATTGGTGGTCTTTCTGGGTCGTCCGAAGCCTGTTCGCTGTACATGTCCTCACGTAACCACTGCTTCCAACACCTCATAACAGTTAGGTCAGAATGACCTAGATGGCAGGCAATTAATCAAactgaccatcctgcttctctccgtCCAATGATCCGCCTCCTCTCCAAAATCTTTCAACTaagcaaaatgtctttgagtgtTATGTTAagacatgtctagcagtcaacgatATCTCCTCAAAAGGTACACAACCCAAAAGCAGCCTCAGAAAGCCTTTTCATAGGGTAgcaggggaagcacttttacgCCCTCTTGTGACAGAACCCCTTCCTCTATTTACTATTTCGGTTTCAATACATTATATTCAGAGATGATTTACTGCTGGAATCTGTATCTGCCAGAAATCTTTGGTCGCTTCACTTAATGTGTAGGTACAGTGATGGGGAACATTTTTCTGATATACTTTATTTAGTGAAGTTGTACATATATAGTAGAAAACTTGCCCAGAAATGTCATTTAGCAACACTCCTAAAGAAGCACGGCCACAAAAAATGGTACTCTGACCTGTTAAAAAGGtatatgatgtaatctgtagtgaaggtaatccttttaccagtgactgtatttgtgtgttataacctcccttctgcttttcagctgtgtcatgtgaccaacgctctgattttccaaataacacagcatcctatgtgtggacaggaagccgttttctctatgtattcccatgggagcctcaatgtcagtctcttaGGAATAAACAcacaagtaactgacttcctgtcctgtgtcagttggagatcagagagttggtcacataacacaactgagaatcagaagggaggttataactcacaaacagTCACTGGTGAGAAGATTACTTTCACCTACAGATTACATAATTTTCTTTTCTAACCGGTCAGAGATTTAAAATTTTTGTGGGAGTACTACTTTGAgtgttaaccgcctcacgtccgcccatagactataaacgtcctatgggtggacgtctatttctgacagcacgttttaaaacgtcctgtcagaaatagcagctgcacgctaatcgtgcagctgctgatcgggttgcccgctgtcagtgacagcagggcaaccctaagacaaggcagggacagttcccaggtgtccctgccttcacgatcgctgcagacacagcgctcaccgagcgctgtgtctgcagagcaggaagcgctgtgcgcttcctgttccggcccggcggtcatgtgaccgccgtgaccggagagtgcaggggctgtgtgaggtctctcagagacctcgatcagccctgcactgaggctgtacagcgctgggttgctgctgtacagcctctctaggggtgcatttgtcctgtaactggggctactatgtcagccccagttacaggagaaatcaacagtgaaaaaaaaaagaaaaagtgaagtaaatgtcccccagag is a genomic window of Bufo bufo chromosome 1, aBufBuf1.1, whole genome shotgun sequence containing:
- the AMDHD1 gene encoding probable imidazolonepropionase, producing MSCKFRLLLENADQLVVICQKGEEFLLLEGMQHLVVLEKASLVVGNDGYIKAIGPTETIHGQFSHAEFETVIDCSGKCVLPGFVDAHTHPVWAGDRVHEFTMKLAGATYMDIHQSGGGINFTVEHTESASEEELFCSFKQRLERMLRAGTTLVECKSGYGLKLDTELKMLRVIERAQREMDIGISSTYCGAHSVPKGKSVKEATDDIIEHHLPALKQMALNDEIHVDNIDVFCEKGVFDLESTRQILLAGKAIGLHLNFHGDELNPMNSAELGAELGALAVSHLEEISDEGISALAAAKCSAILLPTTAYILRLKQPRARNMLNAGVIVSLGSDFNPNAYCFSMPMVMHLACVNMKMSLKEALAATTINAAYSLGRSRTHGSLEVGKEGDVVIINAPRWEHVIYQFGGHQELIEYVAIKGKIVYKNERILGL